In the genome of Candidatus Promineifilum breve, the window CCGTTGAGCAGCCAGATGTCGCGGAAAAAATTCAGCCCCTGTGGGCCGAAGCAGCGCAGCGAAGGCATCCACAGATATTTGAAGACGTTCATGTTCGTCTTGGGGAAATCCTCGGCGTTCCAGCGCTTGCCGCGCTCGATGACCAGGACGGAGTACCCCTTCTCGGTCAGCCGCCAGGCGGACACGGAGCCGCCGAAGCCCGAACCGATGATCACGTAATCATAAACGCCGTTGGCCGCCGGTCGGCCGCTTTGCGCCGCCCGACCATGACCGTTTGTCCGCTTCTCATCCAGGACGATGTTCATGTTCCGGTTCCTCTTTCGCCGCGCGTATCTCGCGCCGGCGCGCCGCAGATGACGTACATTATAACACATTGCGTCATTATGACGCAATGTGTCAATTGGGTATTTTGACCAGACCTGACCGGTTGCATGCGGACTCCTGTCCGCCAACCTGTCAGGTCTGCAATTTTGTTATGATTGTTATGCGAATTGTAATGTAACGCCGCTACCATACGCACCAGGAACAGGAGCACAGCGGCATAGCTGAGGCGCGCCCGCCCGGGAATTCGGGACGGTCAGTCCGCCCCCTCGCCTCGAAGGATGCAGCGATAGATGAACCAGCGCGATACCGGCATCGTGGAACACGACGGCGAACGCTACATCAAGATCCGCGGCGCGTGGTATAACGCCCGCACCTACATCAAGCCCCCGGAGATTGTCAGTCGACGGCTGGACGAGCGCTTCGGCAACGCCCTGCCCCCGGAGAAACCGGCCCGTCTGAAACACCGTCCGCCCCTGTCCCTCTAGGCCGGGGTCACACGAATAGAACGCGGATGACGCGGATCACACGGCTTTTCGCCGATTTGGAGAGCTCTTATCGGCGACGATCCGCTTGATCCGCGTCCTCCGCGTTCTATCTTTTCTTTTCTGCGTTAATCCGCGCCAATCCGCGTCAGCCGCATTCTATCTCTTCCCAATTGCCCCCACCCTCTCCGGCGGCTATAATCCGGCGTTGATCCCACCCAAGGACGCCGGAGCCTCGCCTTGATTCAAGTCGCCACCGCCAACCGAACAACCACATCGCCCGCCTGGTGGCAAACGGCCGCCCGCCGCCTCGCGCCCGGGGCGGTTTTCGCGCTCTTCATGGCCTATCATTGGCGCATCATCAACCTGGCCGGGGCTGTCCCGGCCTATGGCGACGTGCTGGAGAATATCTGGGCCATCGACTGGTTCCTCGACGGGCTGCGGGCGGGCGAAGGGCTGCGCCTGTTCGCCCCCCACGTCTTCATGCCCGAAGGCTGGGCGCTGTCGACCTTTGCCAATGGGCTGGGCGTGTTCGCGCTGGCCTTGCCCATCGCCGCGCTGACCGGCGCGGCCGTGGCCTTCAACGTCCTGCAACTGAGCGCTTTCTTGATCGCCTATTTCGGGGCCTACCGGCTGGGGCGGTTGGTGGCCGGGCAAGGCGCGGCTATCCTGGTGGCCCTGCTCTATCTGCTATGGGGCGGCCGTTGGTTGCGTGTCGGCCATCTCAACCTTCTGCTCGGCTCGGCGCTGTTGCCCTGGCTTATCCTGGCGCTGGAGCGGGCACTGGCCGACCGGCCCGGCCGTTGGCGGTGGGCCGTGGCTGCCGGCCTCGTCTGGGCGCCGGCCATCACCTTCAGCCTCTATTTCATCTGGATCGGCTTCTTCCTCTGCGTCGCCTGGCTGCTGGGCGCGGCGCTGGCCCGGCGCGTCACTTGGCGCGGCGCGTTGTGGCGGCTGATCGTCGCCGGCGGCGTGGCCGTGCTCGTTTGCGCCCCCTACTTCTACATCTACTGGCGGAGCCAGAGCGCCGCGGCCGGCTGGGATGTGCGCCACGTCAACGTCTGGAACATGAGCCTCGATTGGCTACCGGCGTACTTCCCCGACCACCGTCTGGCCTTCCTGCGCGAACTCTCCGCGCGACAGGTGGATGGCGTCCGCATTGAGGGCAGTTTCTCCGGCTTCGGCCTCTTGCTGCCCCTGGTGGCCTTGCTGGGATTGGCCACGGGGCGCGACAGCCGATGGTCGCGCCGGGCAACGGGCAGCACCGGCGCGGCCATCGTCATCGGCGTCATTCTGGCGCTGGGGATGACCCTCACCTGGAATAACAAATACATCCCCGTCCCGGCGCTGCGTCCACTGAATGAGGCCATCTGGGACGTGGGCCGCGCCGTCAAGCCCGAGGTCTTCCCCGGTCCCGACGCCCCACCGGAATTCGCCGAGGCCATACCCCTGCCCGGCCTGCTGCTGGCCGCCGTGGTGCCCTTTTTCGAGGACGCTCGCGTGTCGGCCCGTTACCTGATGATCGCCGCCCCGGCGCTGTTGTTGCTGGTCGCCGTGGGCCTCGAGCGGCTGCCCCGCGCCTGGCTAAAAGTCGCCCTGGCCGCGCTGTTGCTGGTCGAGGCCGCCCGCTTCCCCCTCACCGGCGCTCGCTACCCGCCGCCGGCCTCGCCCGCCTTCGCCTGGTTGGCCGAGCGCCCGCCGGGGCCGGGCGAGAGCGTCCTCGACATCACGGCTCCAGGTCGGGGCTTCATCACCCTGGGGGTGGGCGGCGAAGTGTTGGCCGCGACCGGACTCCACGGTTGGCCCATCGCCGGCGGCGGCGGTAGCATCTTGCCCGCCCACGCGGCCTATCTGCGCGACTGGCTGCACGCCCACCCCGACCCGGCCGACGCCGCCGAATTTCCGACGCTATTGCGCGACTACGGCATCCGCTTCGTCCTGCTCCACATGCCGCCCAACCCGGCCGACGGTCCGCAACGGCTGGCGGCGGGCACGGCGGAACTGATCGCCGCCGGTTGCCACGACAATCAGGCCAAGCTCCCGTGGGATCGCACCATCTGCATCCTGGAAGTGGCCCCGGCCGCGCTGCCGGCGGTCACCGTCCATCTGGCCCGCGGCTGGTCGGGCGTCGAGCCGTGGGGCGTATGGGCGCTGGGCCGCGAAAGCGCCGTCGGCTGGGCGGCCACCGCCGGCCGCGAGACGCGCTTCGCCGTCGAAGCTTTCCCGTTCTGCGTGGACAACCAGCCGACGGGCCAGACGGTGGAGTTCGTCGTGGACGACCGGGTCGTGGGCGATCAGGTCGTGGCCGCCCACCGCTGGGACAGTTGCGACGCGGCGCAAATCGAGGTCGTCGTGCCGGCCGAACTGGTCGCCATCGGCTGGAACGAGCTGACCTTGCGCTTCGGCCGCGCCGACCGCCCGGCCGACGTGACCGGCGGCGCCAACCCCGACGGGCGCGAATTGAGCGTGGGCTTCACTCGGCTGGAGAGAATAAAATAACCACGGATTGACACGGATTTCACGGATCAACACGCCCCATAAAACTTGAGTACCTTACAGAATAGGCTATATTCTTAAGCCCTCGGAGCGACGGCGCTCACGCTCAACGGAGGCACACGCGATGCACCACAACTTCAAACCCGACGGCTACAACAGCGTCTCGGTCTACATCATGGCCGACGACCCGCCCGCGGTCATCGACTTCCTGACGGCCGCCTTCGACGCCCAGCCGCTGCGCCAATCCCAGCGCTCCGACGGCAGCCTGGCCCACGGCGAACTGCGCCTCGACGACACGATCGTCATGATCTCCGGCGCGAATCCTGACGCCCCGGCCTTCCCGACCTGGCTCCACGTCTACGTGCCCGATGTCGCTGAGACCTACCGCCGCGCCCTGGCCGCCGGCGGCCGTTCCATTATGGCGCCGGTGGTGCAGGCCGGTGACAGCGACAAACGCGGCGCGGTGGCCGACCCGGCCGGCAATACGTGGTGGATATCAACCCAACAATGACAACTTTTACCCCCGAACACGCCGCCCGCTTCGACGAACTGCAAACCAAACTGGCCCCCCTGTGGCGGCTCATCGGCCGCACCGACCCCGGCGGCGTGGTGCAGGACGAAAACACCCTCGTCGTCCTCTCTTCGCTCACCGGCGAATTCGGCGCGCCTGGCATCGTCCAGAAGGTCTACGAGGAGCGCTTCCTCTTTATGACCTTCCTGCTGCGCCAGCCCAATCTGCGGCTCATCTACCTCACCTCGCAGCCCGTCGCCCCGCTGACCATCGACTACTACCTCCACAACCTGCCCGACGTCACCGTCAGCCACGCCCGCAAGCGGCTGCATCTGCTGTCGCCGCAGGACGGCTCCAACGCCTCGCTGGTGGAGAAGGTGCTGGCCCGGCCGTGGTTCGTGCGCCTCATCCGCGACCACATCCCCAACCCCGACCGCGCCCACCTTGTGCCCTTCCTGACGACTGACCTGGAGCGCGAGCTGGCCCTGCAATTGGGCATCCCCATGTATGCCGCCGACCCGCGCCACTTCGCCCTGGGCGGCAAGAGCGGGGCGCGGCGCGTCTTCGCCGAGGAAGAATTGCGCCACCCGCCCGGCGTCGAAGACATCAGCGACGAGGCCGGCTTCGTCGCCGCCATCATCAGCCTGCGCGCCCAACACCCGGCCATCGGGCGGGTGATCACCAAGCACAACCAGGGCGTGTCGGGCGAGGGCAACGCCGTGGTCGATCTGCGCGGCCTGCCGCCGCCCGGCAGCCCCAGCGAGGCCGCAGCCGTCACCGAACGCCTGCGAGCGATGCGCTTCGAGAACGCCAACCTGACCTACGACGCCTACATGGGCGCGATGGCCCGGCAGGGCGGCATCGTCGAGGAGATGATCGACGGCGCGGAGAAGCGCAGCCCCAGCGTGCAGATGCGCATCTCCCCCCTGGGCAAGGTCGAAATCCTCTCCACCCACGACCAGATGCTCGGCGGCCCCAGCGGCCAGAGCTATCTGGGGGCCATCTTCCCCGCCGACCCGGCCTACAGCCGCCTGATCACCCGCGAAGCGGCCAAAGTCGGGGCGCGCTTTGTGCGCGAGGGCATCGTCGGCCGCTTCGCCCTCGACTTCCTGACCGTGAAGAAGGCGTCCGACGCGGCCGAACCCGCCGATGCGTGGGACGCCTACGCCATCGAGGTCAATCTGCGCAAGGGGGGCACGACCCACCCCTTCCTGACCCTGCAATATCTGACCGACGGCCTCTACGACGCCGAATCGGGCGAATTCACCACCGAACTGGGCGAGCGGCGCTACTACGTGGCCTCCGACCACGTGGAGTCCCACGCCTATCGTATCTTCACCCCCGACGACCTGCTCGATCTGATCAGCCTCCACCGCCTGACCTTCGACCAGACCTGCCAGACGGGGCTGATCCTCCATATGTTCAGCGCCGTGGGCGAACTCGGCCGCCTGGGCGTCACCTGCATCCACGGCACGCCCGCCCGCGCCCGCCGCCTCTACGACGACTTCCTCGCCCTCCTCGACCGGGAAGCAGCGAAGAGGGTAGCGAGTGGCGAGTAGCGAGTGGCGAGTAGCGAGTGGCGAGTGGCGAGTGGCGAGTGGCGAGTGGCGAGTGGCGAGTTAAGACCCTCTCCTAACCTCTCCCAAAGGGAGAGGGATCAGAAAAGACCCTCTCCCACAGCGAGTGTTCTGGTTCCCTCTCCCCTTGGGAGAGGGTTAGGGAGAGGGTCTTCTCCCCTGCTCCCCTGCTCCCCTGCTCCCCTGCTCCCCCGCCCCCCCAGCCCCCCTGCATAATGCACCAATCCCCCATTCACGCTAAACTCCCCCCATGCTCCGCTTCTCCGACTTCTCCCACCTGCCGGAGATCGACGACCTCGTGCGCCGGCTGGTGGCCGAGACGGCCGGGCTGGTCGTCGTGGCCGGGCTGGATAGCCGGCCGGGCGGCGACTCCCCCGGCGACACCACCGACCCCTTCCACTTCCTACCCAGCGGCCGATCCACCATCTTCCGCGTGCTGGTCAGCGAGGCCCTCGACGCCCAACCCCGCGCCCGCTGCCTCGTCGTGGCCGCCGACCGGGGGGCCATCAACGTCGCCCGCCGCTTCCGCAACCGCATCGAACTGATCGAGGTCAAGCCGTCGTTCGGTTACGCCGAGGCCATCGCCGCCGCCCTCGCCAAGCGGCCGGACCTGCTCGTCGTCGACCGGCTGGCGGCCGACAACCTGCCGCCGCTGCTGGCCGCCGCCCGCGCCGGCGTGCGCGTCCTGTCGCAACTGGACACGCTCTACTGCGCCCAGGCCGTGGCCCGCCACCTGGGCGATCTGGGCGCGGCGGCCGATGACCTGAGCGGGTTGCATTGGGTGCTCGGCCTCCAGCGCCTGCCCACCCTCTGCCCCACCTGCAAGCGCCCGGCCGACGTGA includes:
- a CDS encoding VOC family protein produces the protein MHHNFKPDGYNSVSVYIMADDPPAVIDFLTAAFDAQPLRQSQRSDGSLAHGELRLDDTIVMISGANPDAPAFPTWLHVYVPDVAETYRRALAAGGRSIMAPVVQAGDSDKRGAVADPAGNTWWISTQQ